The following proteins come from a genomic window of Lachnoclostridium phytofermentans ISDg:
- a CDS encoding EamA family transporter translates to MITLLLVLSITFFILQSVSMKFVKADTLPQKMLVHGVFTLVAGIGMSFFLLFSRESFSLSKNTILFGILFGFLFAFTILFYNLAINSGPLSYTAFYFSSSMLLPTFFGLLFLKEELRWTLLIAIILFLMAFYFLNVTKESKKEAVSPTHRKQKKQWLFYCILTFIGNGCLAIVQKLHQQLQHGTEASGLILLGFAFASLCYFIAYPVAKSKASEVKITTSSSVKQLKTNLLPILFLAAGSLLGNLLLTSLAGKIPSSYLFPLVQGSIILGITIISTLFFKEKLSNRGKIGILLGVLAIVFINV, encoded by the coding sequence ATGATAACTCTACTTTTGGTTTTAAGTATCACCTTTTTCATCTTGCAATCAGTCTCAATGAAGTTTGTGAAAGCAGATACGCTTCCGCAAAAAATGCTGGTCCATGGAGTATTTACACTCGTGGCAGGTATCGGAATGAGTTTCTTTTTATTGTTCTCCAGGGAATCCTTTTCTCTAAGTAAGAACACGATTTTGTTTGGTATTCTTTTTGGATTTTTATTTGCTTTTACCATATTATTTTATAATCTGGCAATTAACAGCGGCCCCCTTTCCTACACAGCATTCTACTTTTCTTCTAGCATGCTGCTTCCTACCTTTTTTGGTCTTCTCTTTTTGAAAGAAGAACTTCGGTGGACGCTCCTTATTGCTATCATTTTATTCCTGATGGCATTTTACTTCCTTAATGTTACAAAAGAATCAAAAAAGGAAGCTGTTTCCCCCACTCATAGAAAACAAAAAAAGCAATGGCTCTTTTATTGTATTCTCACGTTTATAGGTAATGGTTGCCTTGCTATTGTTCAAAAACTTCATCAACAGCTTCAACACGGCACGGAAGCTTCTGGGTTAATACTCCTTGGATTTGCCTTTGCTTCTCTTTGCTACTTTATTGCTTATCCGGTTGCTAAGTCAAAGGCAAGCGAGGTAAAAATCACGACCTCATCCTCTGTAAAGCAACTAAAAACTAACTTATTACCAATCTTGTTCTTAGCAGCAGGTTCTCTACTTGGAAATTTGCTATTAACAAGCTTAGCAGGGAAAATTCCCAGCAGTTATCTGTTTCCACTCGTACAAGGCAGTATTATCCTCGGCATTACCATAATTTCAACGCTATTTTTTAAAGAGAAGTTATCTAACCGTGGTAAAATTGGTATCCTTCTAGGAGTACTTGCTATTGTGTTTATTAACGTTTAG
- a CDS encoding DUF6273 domain-containing protein — MNRKSNKLHVINRVIALLAMLCIVTGLFGNQVSAAKVTIAKELKIGQYVTFGTYNKEPILWRVIDLDKGGNPLLYAENILTYKAFDDQLWVANTAKNYGNNYWASSDLRAWLNGVGDEIAYDASGAPKSGTTKDGWNAYDEEQGFLTEFTKEEQDAIVLMKHKQLIDEVNSTASSVENKDAKLHRYESNIKDCLTNYEVARYLITEEKVFLLDIKEFYTLVYQAGFPVIKEPTKSAKEKNEAKSTLAFSPYWLRTPRASYAEETADPKYGGVSAKPDGASVRVVYGKDYILAKDAYDGSVGVIPALYLDKDYVLSQGNGTVTSPYHNQRKK, encoded by the coding sequence GTCAAATAAATTGCATGTAATAAATCGAGTAATAGCCTTATTAGCTATGTTATGCATTGTAACTGGGCTTTTTGGAAATCAGGTATCTGCTGCAAAAGTAACAATAGCAAAGGAATTAAAAATCGGGCAATATGTTACATTTGGAACCTATAATAAGGAGCCTATTCTTTGGAGAGTTATTGATCTGGACAAAGGGGGAAATCCATTGCTCTATGCAGAAAATATTCTAACCTATAAGGCTTTTGATGATCAGCTATGGGTTGCCAATACTGCAAAGAACTATGGAAACAATTACTGGGCATCCAGTGATTTACGAGCGTGGCTAAATGGTGTTGGTGATGAAATCGCTTATGATGCATCTGGTGCACCGAAGTCCGGGACTACAAAGGATGGGTGGAATGCCTATGATGAGGAACAAGGATTTTTAACAGAGTTTACCAAAGAAGAACAGGATGCGATTGTGTTAATGAAACATAAGCAATTGATTGATGAGGTAAATAGCACTGCATCTTCTGTTGAGAACAAGGATGCTAAATTGCACCGCTATGAGAGTAATATAAAGGATTGTTTAACAAACTATGAGGTAGCAAGATATTTAATCACAGAAGAAAAGGTATTTTTACTAGACATTAAAGAATTTTACACCTTGGTATATCAAGCTGGTTTTCCAGTAATAAAAGAACCAACAAAGAGTGCGAAAGAAAAAAATGAAGCCAAGAGTACTCTAGCATTCTCTCCCTATTGGCTTAGGACACCTCGCGCGAGTTATGCAGAAGAGACTGCAGATCCTAAGTATGGCGGGGTATCTGCAAAACCGGATGGAGCGAGTGTTCGGGTGGTGTACGGAAAAGACTACATCCTTGCAAAAGATGCTTATGATGGAAGTGTTGGTGTAATACCAGCCTTATATTTAGATAAGGATTATGTGTTATCCCAGGGGAATGGCACAGTAACTTCTCCATATCATAACCAGAGAAAAAAATAG
- a CDS encoding Gfo/Idh/MocA family protein has translation MIRIGILGSDNSHALAFSKLANLPDEAGNYLYDDVRVTSIYGLDKERTQVVAREGQIDTIVEHPIDMFSHVDAVMVVFRHGNLHYKHALPFIEAGIPTWVDKPFTILPSEAIHLIDAAKKNNTLLAGGSTCKYCPDVLTLQQEFQHLHQNQSVISANFNFPGELVSPYGGIYFYGGHAIEIMTTIFGKNPISVKTDVHCGNLIALFKYEDFAVTIHFAEVSEFFATIYSGDKVITHPINISTVYRQGFQKYVDALKKGQMPEDFDSLLRPVLLLEALEKAINTGEEITIGNLRLDG, from the coding sequence ATGATACGAATCGGTATTCTAGGCTCCGACAACTCTCATGCATTGGCATTCTCGAAGCTTGCAAACCTGCCAGATGAGGCAGGTAATTATCTTTATGATGATGTTCGGGTAACTTCTATTTATGGGCTTGATAAAGAAAGGACGCAGGTGGTTGCCAGAGAAGGTCAGATTGATACAATTGTGGAACACCCAATAGATATGTTCTCTCATGTAGATGCCGTTATGGTAGTATTTCGACATGGTAATCTGCACTATAAGCATGCACTGCCATTTATTGAAGCTGGTATCCCAACCTGGGTGGATAAGCCCTTTACCATTCTTCCGTCAGAAGCTATCCACTTGATTGATGCAGCAAAAAAAAATAATACTCTCCTCGCTGGTGGTTCCACCTGCAAATATTGTCCGGATGTACTCACCTTACAACAAGAATTTCAACATTTGCACCAAAATCAATCTGTTATCTCTGCAAATTTTAATTTTCCCGGAGAATTAGTAAGTCCTTATGGAGGTATCTATTTTTATGGAGGTCATGCTATTGAAATAATGACTACGATCTTTGGTAAAAATCCAATCAGCGTGAAAACCGATGTACACTGTGGTAATTTGATTGCACTTTTTAAATACGAGGATTTTGCAGTAACAATACATTTTGCAGAAGTTTCTGAATTCTTTGCAACTATATACTCCGGAGACAAGGTAATCACTCACCCTATAAACATCTCAACTGTCTATCGTCAAGGCTTTCAAAAATACGTGGATGCACTTAAAAAAGGACAGATGCCAGAGGACTTTGACAGCCTTCTTCGTCCCGTCTTATTATTGGAGGCACTTGAGAAGGCAATCAATACGGGAGAAGAAATCACAATAGGAAATCTGCGCTTGGATGGATAG